The window TCGACTCCGACGGAGAGGAGGTCGCCAGATTGCGATCGTGTATGATAGCCAAAAAAGCGACAAGGCGAGTAGGACGGAAAGAGGGAGATCGAATCCGGCCCTGACTATTTTAAGCATATGCAAGGCTTTCCAGCTACGTAGTTTGGAGCCATCGCCAGCGTGGGAGGTTGTTGGGTTGGCTTGCACCAGAGCTGAACAGTAGTGAGCAGAGACCCGGGCCTTGATTTGCTAGTAAATGCGGAATCACTGTTTGCACAGGTTGAACAGTTGGGGGGTTGTGTACATCAGGTGACCACGCGAGTAAAGTCGCGGGCCGATGATTGAACGCcgcatcttcaccgactTGGACACCAACCAACCATGGACCCGAGCTACAAGGCTCGCAAGGAAGCCTTCGTCTCGAACCTTTCGGGAAGCTCCATCCTAGAAATCAATGCCGTCACCCTCGTCGCTTCGGTGGGATCCCTCCTTGTTGCGCCTTCCGCAACCTGAACTAATTCAATGCCCATCAGACATCTGTCCTTCTCTGGTCCGCGCTCCAATCCCGGTTGTCCTTCTTCGCATCCGATAGCCCTGCTGCCCTCGTAGCGGACTTCCTTCTCAATGTCCTAGCTATCTTGTTTGCAACAACGGCATATTCGTCGGCGCCGTGGCTGCTGaacatcctcctcgtctcCCCCGTTCTATTCCTCGTTTTGACGCCATCCCCCGCACGTACCAAAAAAGCCAAACCTCCACGCAAgtccacggccacggccacggcaAATGATGATGTTCAAGGAAAGGCAGCGTCCCTGCCCATCCACCCCTTCCTGACGACATATCGCGCCGCCATGATGATCGTCACCTGTGTCGCCATTCTGGCGGTCGACTTCCCCGTGTTCCCGCGTCGTTTCGCCAAGGTCGAGAACTGGGGCACATCTCTCATGGATTTGGGTGTCGGCTCATTTGTGTTTTCGGCCGGTGTGGTCTCTGCTCGTGCGGTTTTGAAAGGTCGTGATTCGCGATCGGCCCGGCCAGCTCTGCCCAAGAGACTGATCGGATCTGCTCGGCATGCAGTCCCTCTCATTGTGTTGGGTCTGATCCGGCTCTGGAGTGTCAAGGGACTTGACTATGCGGAACACGTCACCGAATACGGCGTGCATTGGAACTTTTTCTTCACGCTCGGCTTGTTGCCCCCATTTGTGGAGATCTTTGATTCTTTGACCGCGGTCATTCCGTCCTACGAGGTTCTAGCGCTTGCCAGTGCAGCACTCTATCAGGTCGCCTTGGAATCAACCGACCTCAAGGGCTACATCCTCGTCTCTCCTCGGGGTCCAGATCTGTTATCGAAGAACCGCGAGGGCGTCTTCTCGTTCATTGGATActtggccatcttccttGCCGGCCGGGGAGCTGGAATTCGCGTTATCCCTCGTGGAATATCGTCCTCCAACAACCCTCAGCAGGCGCGCAAATCCGTACTGACAAGCTTGGTGCTCCAGGCCTTGTTTTGGTCCACCTTGTTCTTTTTCAATTCCACCTACGCCTTTGGCTACGGCGCCAACATTATCGTGTCGCGCCGGCTGGCCAATATGCCGTATGTGCTCTGGGTTTCGGCGTTCAACAGCGCCCAGCTGTTCTTATTCTGCCTGACCGAGACTATCTTCTTTCCGTGGGTTCACCGGTCGTCCGGGAAAGACGGCGAGGCAGAGCGCGCCTCTTTTGCGACCAGCAAGATCATGCACGCGTTCAATCGCGGTGGTCTTGGAATTTTTCTCATTGCAAACCTGCTGACAGGCGCAGTGAACTTGGGCGTACGGACTTTGGATATCCAAACGCCACAGGCTATGGGCATCTTGGTGGGCTATGCCGCGGTCGTGACTGGTGTCGCGCTGGCAATGGACCGGTATAATATTCGCTTAGCCTTGTAAATATAGAGAACGGCAGAAAATGTACTTTACCATATATACCACTCTCCTATCACTTTGTTCTACCTACCGTTACCTCGAATAAATCGCCCGGAGGTGCAATTGTCACATGTGCTGACGTCGGGTGTTCTCCACTTCCGCAGCTGCTCAGCTTCCTCAACTTCTCCCATTCACAACTCTCAAAACACAGCGACTGCCAAAATGAGTGCTGAGGATCGCAAGTTCCTGAACTACCCTCTACC of the Penicillium psychrofluorescens genome assembly, chromosome: 1 genome contains:
- a CDS encoding uncharacterized protein (ID:PFLUO_001054-T1.cds;~source:funannotate), producing MDPSYKARKEAFVSNLSGSSILEINAVTLVASTSVLLWSALQSRLSFFASDSPAALVADFLLNVLAILFATTAYSSAPWLLNILLVSPVLFLVLTPSPARTKKAKPPRKSTATATANDDVQGKAASLPIHPFLTTYRAAMMIVTCVAILAVDFPVFPRRFAKVENWGTSLMDLGVGSFVFSAGVVSARAVLKGRDSRSARPALPKRLIGSARHAVPLIVLGLIRLWSVKGLDYAEHVTEYGVHWNFFFTLGLLPPFVEIFDSLTAVIPSYEVLALASAALYQVALESTDLKGYILVSPRGPDLLSKNREGVFSFIGYLAIFLAGRGAGIRVIPRGISSSNNPQQARKSVLTSLVLQALFWSTLFFFNSTYAFGYGANIIVSRRLANMPYVLWVSAFNSAQLFLFCLTETIFFPWVHRSSGKDGEAERASFATSKIMHAFNRGGLGIFLIANLLTGAVNLGVRTLDIQTPQAMGILVGYAAVVTGVALAMDRYNIRLAL